The following are encoded in a window of Candidatus Zixiibacteriota bacterium genomic DNA:
- a CDS encoding aldehyde dehydrogenase gives MSLTDSEVSDLAAKVIADLKHAGRGLSHSPIPPRQRESGASLPGRAVFVDCDQAIDAARIAQKQLLDLGLAKRFALVDRMRRVSEANAELWGKMAVEETGMGRPGDKLDKILLSARKTPGPEDLSPQTFTGDHGITLVEPAPFGVVGVITPSTNPPATVVNNAISLVSSGNTCVFNPHPAAKHVCTAVAVALNQAIVDAGGPENAVTIVAEPTQESAVKLMKHRGINLILVTGGSVVVKLAMTSGNRAICAGPGNPPVVVDETADIAQAGRDIVRGASFDNNILCTDEKEVFVVDKVANALKREMIANGAFEVTGNDADRLTRLVIEEDKIGRGHRHVRPNKDMVGRDLDQICREIDLKPPIDAKLAIIEVNWDHPLVMAEQLMPVIPIVRCRTFEEAIEHAVVAEHDYQHTFVMHSTNVANLSAMAQRCNGNIFVKNGPNLAGLGLGGEGFASMSIAGTTGEGITRASTFTRPRRCTLVDYFRII, from the coding sequence TTGTCTCTCACGGATAGCGAAGTTTCCGATCTGGCGGCAAAGGTCATCGCCGACCTGAAGCATGCCGGGCGCGGTCTGTCGCACTCGCCTATCCCTCCTCGGCAACGCGAGAGCGGCGCCTCTTTGCCCGGTCGAGCGGTATTTGTGGATTGTGATCAGGCGATCGATGCGGCGCGAATCGCCCAAAAACAGTTGCTGGATCTCGGGCTGGCCAAACGGTTTGCCCTGGTAGACCGGATGCGACGTGTCTCCGAGGCGAATGCTGAGTTGTGGGGCAAAATGGCGGTCGAAGAGACCGGCATGGGACGACCCGGAGATAAGCTCGACAAAATCCTGCTGTCGGCGCGCAAGACCCCGGGCCCTGAAGACCTCTCACCGCAGACGTTCACCGGTGATCATGGGATCACTCTGGTCGAGCCGGCGCCATTCGGGGTGGTCGGGGTCATTACGCCGTCGACAAATCCGCCTGCCACCGTGGTCAACAATGCGATCTCGCTCGTTTCTTCAGGCAATACCTGTGTCTTCAATCCGCATCCGGCGGCCAAGCATGTCTGTACTGCGGTCGCGGTGGCACTGAACCAGGCGATTGTCGATGCGGGGGGCCCGGAGAATGCCGTCACGATTGTCGCCGAGCCAACGCAGGAATCCGCTGTCAAGCTGATGAAACACAGGGGAATCAATCTGATTCTCGTGACGGGCGGCAGCGTGGTTGTCAAGTTGGCGATGACCTCGGGCAATCGCGCGATCTGCGCGGGACCCGGCAACCCCCCGGTAGTGGTCGATGAGACAGCGGACATCGCGCAGGCAGGGCGTGACATTGTCCGTGGGGCGAGCTTCGACAACAACATCTTGTGTACCGATGAAAAGGAAGTCTTTGTCGTCGACAAGGTCGCCAATGCACTGAAGCGTGAGATGATCGCGAACGGCGCGTTTGAAGTGACCGGCAACGATGCCGACCGTCTGACGCGATTGGTCATTGAAGAGGACAAAATTGGGCGCGGGCATCGACATGTACGGCCGAATAAGGATATGGTGGGCAGAGACTTAGATCAGATCTGCCGCGAGATCGACTTGAAACCGCCCATTGATGCCAAACTCGCGATCATTGAGGTCAATTGGGATCACCCACTGGTGATGGCCGAGCAGTTGATGCCAGTCATCCCCATCGTCCGTTGCCGGACATTCGAGGAGGCGATAGAGCACGCGGTCGTTGCGGAGCATGACTATCAGCACACCTTCGTCATGCACTCGACCAATGTCGCAAACCTATCGGCGATGGCGCAGCGTTGTAACGGTAACATCTTCGTCAAGAATGGTCCGAATCTCGCCGGACTGGGGTTGGGCGGTGAAGGATTCGCCAGCATGTCGATCGCGGGCACGACCGGAGAAGGAATCACTAGGGCATCGACCTTTACCCGGCCTCGCCGCTGCACGCTCGTGGACTACTTCCGTATCATCTAA
- a CDS encoding cysteine synthase family protein — protein sequence MNRTHRNDLLSCIGHTPLVPLRHVTTELPHEVLAKLEYLNPSGSIKDRMALYIIERAEREGLIKPGELLIDNSSGNTAVAVAMVAAVKGYRSLFTVPDKTSTEKIDLIRAVGAEVVVCPTDVPAAHPDSYYSTARRLAKAKGAYLIDQYHNPWNIDCHAETTGPEIWEQTDGEIDVLVAGIGTGGTLSGVGRFLKTMHPSIKVIAVDPVGSIFHNIFHDNIIGEPGRYKVEGIGTDTPTKAMDFSVVDEVVQVTDKEGFSMARRIVREEGMIVGGSSGYAVAGMCKWLEAQSEPLRVVTILPDSGMRYLSKFLSDTWMAREGLS from the coding sequence ATGAATCGTACTCATCGAAACGACTTGCTCTCCTGCATCGGCCACACGCCTCTGGTTCCGTTACGTCATGTCACGACGGAATTGCCGCACGAAGTATTGGCAAAACTCGAGTACCTGAACCCGTCCGGCTCGATCAAGGACCGCATGGCGCTGTACATCATTGAACGCGCCGAGCGAGAGGGGTTGATTAAGCCGGGCGAGCTGTTGATCGACAATTCCTCCGGCAACACGGCGGTTGCCGTCGCCATGGTCGCCGCGGTCAAGGGGTATCGCTCGCTGTTTACGGTCCCGGACAAGACGTCCACGGAGAAGATCGATCTGATTCGTGCAGTCGGCGCCGAAGTGGTTGTGTGCCCGACGGATGTGCCAGCCGCCCACCCGGATTCGTACTACTCGACAGCCCGCCGTCTCGCTAAAGCGAAGGGGGCATACTTGATCGATCAATATCACAACCCGTGGAATATCGACTGCCACGCGGAGACAACCGGGCCTGAGATCTGGGAGCAGACGGATGGGGAGATTGACGTCTTGGTGGCTGGGATCGGGACAGGGGGCACTCTTTCGGGAGTTGGCCGATTTCTGAAGACGATGCATCCGTCGATAAAGGTCATCGCGGTGGATCCGGTCGGGTCGATTTTCCATAACATATTCCATGACAACATCATAGGAGAGCCGGGGCGGTATAAGGTCGAAGGTATCGGCACTGATACCCCGACGAAGGCGATGGATTTCAGTGTTGTCGACGAGGTTGTGCAAGTTACTGATAAAGAGGGGTTTAGCATGGCCAGACGGATTGTCCGTGAGGAGGGCATGATCGTCGGGGGGTCATCCGGCTACGCAGTCGCCGGAATGTGCAAGTGGCTGGAGGCGCAGTCTGAGCCGTTGCGGGTGGTGACCATACTCCCGGACAGCGGCATGCGCTATTTATCGAAGTTTCTGAGCGATACCTGGATGGCGCGGGAGGGTTTGTCGTAG